The following coding sequences lie in one Mycobacterium gordonae genomic window:
- the lipB gene encoding lipoyl(octanoyl) transferase LipB, whose amino-acid sequence MRGSIRSSPAPIEVRQLGTIDYLDAWQLQRERADARVGGGPDTLLLLQHPAVYTAGRRTEAHERPQDGTPVVDTDRGGKITWHGPGQLVGYPIIGLAEPLDVVNYVRRLEEALIKVCGDLGLDAGRVEGRSGVWVPGRPARKVAAIGVRVARSTTLHGLALNCDCDLKSFTTIVPCGITDAGVTSLSVELGRHIAVDGVRTAVADAVCDALDGTLPVRDHLAGRVASTM is encoded by the coding sequence GTGAGGGGTTCAATCCGGTCCAGCCCCGCCCCCATCGAAGTCCGGCAACTCGGCACGATCGACTACCTGGACGCCTGGCAACTACAGCGCGAGCGGGCCGATGCGCGGGTCGGCGGCGGTCCCGACACCCTCCTGCTGCTGCAGCATCCGGCCGTCTATACGGCCGGCCGGCGTACCGAGGCGCACGAACGGCCGCAGGACGGCACACCCGTCGTCGACACCGATCGCGGCGGCAAGATCACCTGGCACGGTCCCGGGCAGCTGGTCGGCTATCCGATCATTGGTCTGGCCGAACCCCTCGACGTGGTGAACTACGTGCGTCGTCTCGAGGAAGCGCTGATCAAAGTCTGTGGCGACCTCGGCCTGGACGCGGGACGGGTGGAGGGACGCTCCGGTGTCTGGGTGCCGGGCCGGCCCGCCCGCAAGGTCGCCGCGATCGGGGTGCGGGTGGCGCGCTCGACGACGCTGCACGGGTTGGCGCTGAACTGCGACTGCGACCTGAAGTCGTTCACCACGATCGTGCCGTGCGGCATCACCGACGCCGGAGTGACGTCGTTGTCCGTCGAACTGGGCCGTCACATCGCCGTGGACGGCGTCAGAACCGCGGTCGCTGACGCCGTGTGCGACGCCCTGGACGGGACGCTGCCAGTCCGGGATCACTTGGCCGGCCGCGTAGCATCGACTATGTGA
- the glnA gene encoding type I glutamate--ammonia ligase has translation MTDKTPDDVFKLAKDENVEFVDVRFCDLPGIMQHFTIPISFFDESVFEDGLAFDGSSIRGFQSIHESDMLLLPDPETAQVDLFTQAKTLNLNFFVHDPFTLEPYSRDPRNVARKAENYLISTGIADTAYFGAEAEFYIFDSVAFDSRTNGSFYEVDAISGWWNTGSATEADGSPNRGYKVRPKGGYFPVAPVDHYVDLRSKMLQNLIAAGFSLEKGHHEVGTGGQAEINYKFNTLLHAADDMQLYKYIVKNTAWANGKTVTFMPKPLFGDNGSGMHTHQSLWKDGSPLMYDETGYAGLSDTARHYIGGLLHHAPSLLAFTNPTVNSYKRLVPGYEAPINLVYSQRNRSACVRIPITGSNPKAKRLEFRCPDSSGNPYLAFAAMLMAGLDGIKNKIEPQAPVDKDLYELPPEEAANIPQAPTQLSAVIDKLEEDHEYLTEGGVFTPDLIETWINFKRENEILPVQIRPTPYEFALYYDV, from the coding sequence GTGACGGATAAGACGCCCGACGACGTCTTCAAACTTGCCAAAGACGAAAACGTCGAGTTTGTCGACGTCCGTTTCTGTGACCTGCCCGGCATCATGCAGCACTTCACCATTCCGATCTCGTTCTTCGACGAAAGCGTGTTCGAAGACGGCCTGGCCTTCGACGGCTCGTCGATCCGTGGTTTCCAGTCGATCCACGAGTCCGACATGCTGCTGCTGCCGGACCCGGAAACCGCGCAGGTCGACCTGTTCACCCAGGCCAAGACGCTGAACCTGAACTTTTTCGTGCACGACCCGTTCACTCTTGAGCCTTACTCCCGCGACCCGCGCAACGTCGCCCGCAAGGCTGAGAACTACCTGATCAGCACCGGCATCGCCGACACCGCGTACTTCGGTGCCGAGGCCGAGTTCTACATCTTCGACTCGGTGGCCTTCGACTCGCGCACCAACGGATCGTTCTACGAGGTCGACGCGATCTCCGGCTGGTGGAACACGGGTTCGGCGACCGAGGCCGACGGCAGCCCCAACCGCGGATACAAGGTCCGCCCCAAGGGCGGCTACTTCCCGGTGGCCCCCGTCGACCACTACGTCGACCTGCGCAGCAAGATGTTGCAGAACCTGATCGCGGCGGGCTTCAGCCTGGAGAAGGGCCACCACGAGGTGGGCACCGGTGGCCAGGCCGAGATCAACTACAAGTTCAACACGCTGCTGCACGCTGCCGACGACATGCAGCTGTACAAGTACATCGTCAAGAACACCGCGTGGGCCAACGGCAAGACCGTCACCTTCATGCCCAAGCCGCTGTTCGGTGACAACGGTTCGGGCATGCACACCCACCAGTCGCTGTGGAAAGACGGCAGCCCGCTGATGTACGACGAGACCGGGTATGCCGGCCTGTCGGACACTGCCCGCCACTACATCGGTGGCCTGCTGCACCACGCGCCGTCGCTGCTGGCGTTCACCAACCCGACGGTGAACTCCTACAAGCGGCTGGTGCCCGGTTACGAGGCCCCGATCAACCTGGTCTACAGCCAGCGCAACCGGTCGGCGTGCGTGCGCATCCCCATCACCGGCAGCAACCCGAAGGCCAAGCGGCTGGAGTTCCGCTGCCCCGACTCCTCGGGTAACCCCTACCTGGCGTTCGCGGCGATGCTGATGGCCGGCCTGGACGGCATCAAGAACAAGATCGAGCCGCAGGCGCCGGTCGACAAGGACCTCTACGAGCTGCCGCCGGAGGAGGCTGCGAACATCCCGCAGGCTCCCACCCAGCTGTCGGCGGTGATCGACAAGCTCGAGGAGGACCACGAGTACCTCACCGAGGGTGGCGTGTTCACTCCCGACCTGATCGAGACGTGGATCAACTTCAAGCGGGAGAACGAGATCCTGCCTGTCCAGATCCGGCCCACCCCCTACGAGTTCGCGCTGTACTACGACGTCTAA
- a CDS encoding DUF4191 domain-containing protein produces MAKSRTAAENKAAKAEAAAARKAASKQRRAQLWQAFNMQRKQDKRLLPYMIGAFVLIVAASVAVGVWAGGLTMIMMIPIGLLLGALVAFIIFGRRAQRSVFQQAEGQTGAAAWVLDNLRGKWRVTPGVAATGHFDAVHRVIGRPGVILVGEGSATRVKPLLAQEKKRTARVVGDVPIYDIIVGNGDGEVALAKLERHLNRLPANITAKQMDTLESRLAALGSRAGAAMMPKGPLPNSGKMRGVQRTVRRK; encoded by the coding sequence ATGGCGAAATCCCGAACTGCTGCCGAGAACAAGGCCGCCAAGGCTGAGGCGGCGGCCGCCCGCAAGGCTGCTTCCAAACAACGCCGCGCTCAGCTGTGGCAGGCGTTCAACATGCAGCGCAAGCAGGATAAGCGTCTGCTGCCGTACATGATCGGCGCATTCGTTCTGATCGTGGCGGCCAGTGTCGCGGTCGGGGTGTGGGCCGGCGGGCTGACGATGATCATGATGATCCCGATCGGTCTGCTGCTGGGCGCGCTGGTGGCGTTCATCATCTTCGGTCGTCGGGCTCAGCGCAGCGTCTTCCAGCAGGCCGAGGGCCAGACCGGCGCTGCCGCTTGGGTGCTGGACAACCTGCGGGGTAAGTGGCGCGTCACCCCCGGGGTGGCCGCGACCGGCCACTTCGATGCGGTGCACCGCGTAATCGGCCGGCCCGGTGTCATCCTGGTCGGTGAGGGTTCGGCGACTCGCGTCAAACCCCTGCTCGCGCAGGAGAAGAAGCGCACGGCGCGGGTGGTCGGCGATGTGCCGATCTACGACATCATCGTGGGCAATGGCGACGGCGAGGTCGCGTTGGCGAAGTTGGAGCGTCACTTGAATCGCCTTCCGGCGAACATCACGGCCAAGCAGATGGATACGTTGGAATCCCGGTTGGCTGCGCTCGGTTCGCGGGCCGGCGCCGCCATGATGCCAAAAGGGCCGCTGCCCAACTCCGGCAAGATGCGCGGTGTACAGCGCACAGTGCGCCGCAAGTAA
- the lipA gene encoding lipoyl synthase: MTVAPQGRKLLRLEVRNAQTPIERKPPWIKTRARMGPEYTELKSLVRREGLHTVCEEAGCPNIFECWEDREATFLIGGDQCTRRCDFCQIDTGKPAELDRDEPRRVAESVQTMGLRYATVTGVARDDLPDGGAWLYAETVRAIKELNPSTGVELLVPDFNGEPARLAAVFRSRPEVLAHNVETVPRIFKRIRPAFTYQRSLDVLTAAREDNLVTKSNLILGLGETPDEVRTALADLHAAGCDIVTITQYLRPTARHHPVERWVAPDEFVEFARFAEGLGFAGVLAGPLVRSSYRAGRLYEQARTARTSTPG, from the coding sequence GTGACTGTCGCTCCCCAGGGTCGAAAATTGCTGCGCCTCGAGGTGCGCAACGCCCAGACCCCCATCGAGCGCAAACCGCCGTGGATCAAGACCCGCGCCCGGATGGGACCGGAATACACCGAACTCAAAAGCCTGGTCCGGCGCGAGGGCCTGCACACCGTATGCGAAGAGGCCGGCTGCCCCAACATCTTCGAATGCTGGGAGGACCGTGAGGCGACCTTTCTGATCGGCGGTGACCAGTGCACCCGTCGCTGTGATTTCTGCCAGATCGACACCGGCAAGCCCGCCGAACTCGACCGCGACGAGCCCCGCCGGGTGGCCGAAAGCGTGCAGACGATGGGGCTGCGCTACGCAACGGTCACCGGCGTCGCCCGCGACGACCTGCCCGACGGCGGTGCCTGGCTGTACGCCGAGACGGTGCGGGCGATCAAGGAGCTCAACCCGTCCACCGGCGTCGAGCTGCTGGTTCCGGACTTCAACGGCGAACCCGCCCGACTCGCCGCGGTCTTCCGGTCCCGGCCGGAAGTGTTGGCGCACAACGTGGAAACGGTGCCGCGCATCTTCAAGCGGATCCGTCCCGCCTTTACCTACCAACGCAGTCTGGACGTTCTCACCGCGGCACGCGAGGACAACTTGGTCACCAAGAGCAACCTCATTCTGGGCCTGGGTGAAACTCCCGACGAGGTGCGCACCGCGCTGGCCGATCTGCACGCCGCCGGCTGCGACATCGTCACCATCACCCAGTACTTGCGGCCCACTGCTCGCCACCATCCGGTGGAGCGGTGGGTGGCACCCGATGAGTTCGTCGAGTTCGCCCGGTTCGCCGAAGGGCTGGGCTTCGCCGGAGTGTTGGCCGGGCCGCTGGTTCGCTCCTCCTACCGGGCCGGCCGCCTCTACGAGCAGGCCCGGACGGCGCGCACCTCGACACCCGGCTGA
- a CDS encoding PE family protein gives MSFVIVSSDRVAAAASHLSGIGSAVSAASHAAVASTTELLAAGTDEVSLAIAELFNGHGEVYRAVSAQATTFHDEFVRVLTAGGIAYGSADAVNASLQTIQQNPLGAINAPTQTLLGRPLIGNGVNGRPGTGQSGGAGGLLFGNGGNGGSGAAGQQGGNGGAAGLFGNGGSGGAGGGGTAGGAGGAGGWLYGNGGSGGIGGLGLGGAGGAGGTGGNVTGLVGTGGAGGTGGLGTVGGAGGSGGSGGVLFGVGGNGGAGGVGAAGVGGAGGNGGNVFGLVGNGGAGGLGGQTGDPLAVAPAGGNGGTGGWLFGNGGAGGAGGYNIFGGTGGAGGAGGNVLGLIGDGGAGGAGGHTTTGVAGAGGAGGGSGHLLGNGGIGGHGGMAVGAVGTGGAGGAGGSALTVIGNGGAGGLGGNGLAGGGGNGGSGGNGGLVIGFGGNGGAGGLGAAGIGGAGGSGGNAIGLVGDGGAGGVGGQSASALAQAAAGGSGGTGGLLFGNGGAGASGGDNTLGGAGGVGGRGGSVLGLVGDGGAGGAGGATTNGTGGSGGGGGASGRLFGNGGLAGNGGTATSPGGTGGAGGTGGNAASLVGNGGAGGVGGYGVFGSGGSGGNGGASGQLFGFGGNGGLGGIGGGAGGVGGIGGNGGSAVGLIGNGGNGGLGGFGFTGGSQGGNGGNGGALWGNGGDGGSGGQLGGAGGSGGNAGMLLGNGGAGGDGYAGDAGVIKGGNGGSGGRAATGIGFGGNGGSGGLNQGAGGGTGGTGGQGSTLPGTAGSAGANG, from the coding sequence GTGTCGTTTGTGATCGTGTCGTCGGACAGGGTGGCGGCCGCGGCTTCTCATCTGTCGGGCATCGGGTCGGCCGTCAGTGCGGCCAGCCACGCCGCGGTGGCGTCGACGACCGAGTTGCTGGCCGCCGGCACCGACGAGGTGTCGCTCGCCATCGCCGAACTGTTCAACGGCCATGGCGAGGTCTATCGCGCCGTCAGTGCCCAGGCGACGACCTTCCACGACGAGTTTGTGCGGGTCTTGACCGCGGGCGGGATCGCGTACGGCAGCGCCGACGCGGTGAATGCGTCCCTGCAGACGATTCAGCAGAATCCGCTCGGCGCGATCAACGCGCCGACTCAGACGCTGCTGGGACGGCCGCTGATCGGCAACGGCGTCAACGGGCGGCCAGGTACCGGCCAAAGCGGCGGGGCCGGTGGGCTGTTGTTCGGCAACGGCGGTAACGGCGGTTCAGGCGCGGCAGGCCAGCAGGGCGGTAACGGTGGGGCCGCCGGCCTGTTCGGCAATGGCGGATCGGGCGGTGCCGGCGGCGGCGGCACGGCCGGTGGCGCCGGGGGCGCGGGCGGGTGGCTGTACGGCAACGGCGGCTCGGGCGGTATCGGCGGTCTCGGCCTCGGCGGGGCCGGCGGGGCCGGCGGCACCGGCGGCAACGTGACCGGGCTGGTCGGCACCGGCGGGGCCGGCGGAACCGGGGGGCTGGGCACCGTCGGGGGTGCGGGTGGCAGCGGCGGCAGCGGCGGCGTGCTCTTCGGAGTCGGGGGCAACGGCGGCGCCGGCGGCGTCGGCGCCGCTGGCGTCGGCGGAGCCGGCGGAAACGGCGGCAACGTCTTCGGGCTCGTCGGCAACGGCGGGGCGGGTGGCCTCGGCGGACAAACCGGCGACCCGCTCGCCGTGGCGCCCGCTGGTGGTAACGGCGGCACCGGCGGCTGGCTATTCGGAAACGGCGGCGCCGGCGGCGCCGGCGGATACAACATCTTCGGCGGCACAGGTGGCGCCGGCGGCGCCGGCGGCAACGTACTCGGGCTGATCGGAGACGGTGGGGCCGGTGGCGCCGGCGGGCACACCACCACCGGGGTTGCCGGGGCCGGAGGTGCCGGCGGCGGTAGCGGTCACCTCTTGGGTAACGGCGGGATCGGCGGCCATGGTGGCATGGCGGTCGGCGCCGTAGGCACCGGCGGGGCCGGCGGCGCCGGCGGCAGCGCGCTCACCGTAATCGGCAACGGCGGGGCCGGCGGTCTCGGCGGCAACGGTTTAGCGGGCGGCGGCGGCAACGGCGGCAGCGGCGGTAACGGCGGCCTGGTGATCGGCTTCGGCGGTAACGGCGGAGCGGGCGGCCTCGGTGCCGCAGGGATCGGCGGAGCCGGGGGCAGCGGCGGCAATGCGATCGGTCTGGTCGGCGACGGCGGAGCCGGCGGCGTCGGCGGGCAGAGCGCTTCCGCGCTCGCTCAGGCGGCGGCCGGCGGCAGCGGCGGCACCGGCGGCCTGCTGTTCGGCAACGGCGGCGCCGGAGCCTCCGGCGGCGACAACACGCTGGGCGGCGCGGGTGGCGTCGGCGGTCGCGGCGGCAGCGTGCTGGGACTCGTCGGCGACGGCGGGGCCGGCGGCGCCGGCGGGGCCACCACGAACGGCACCGGCGGCAGCGGCGGCGGCGGAGGCGCCAGCGGGCGCCTGTTCGGCAACGGCGGACTGGCCGGCAACGGCGGCACCGCCACCAGCCCCGGGGGCACCGGCGGGGCTGGTGGCACCGGCGGCAACGCAGCCTCCCTGGTCGGTAACGGCGGAGCCGGTGGGGTGGGCGGCTACGGCGTGTTCGGCAGCGGCGGGTCCGGCGGCAACGGTGGCGCCAGCGGTCAACTGTTCGGCTTCGGCGGCAACGGCGGACTCGGCGGGATCGGCGGCGGCGCAGGCGGAGTCGGCGGGATCGGCGGCAACGGCGGCAGTGCCGTCGGGCTCATCGGAAACGGCGGCAACGGCGGACTCGGCGGATTCGGCTTCACCGGCGGCTCGCAAGGCGGCAACGGCGGCAACGGCGGAGCGCTGTGGGGCAATGGCGGTGACGGTGGCAGCGGCGGCCAGCTGGGCGGTGCCGGCGGTAGTGGCGGCAACGCCGGAATGCTGCTCGGCAACGGCGGCGCTGGTGGCGACGGATATGCCGGCGACGCCGGCGTCATCAAGGGCGGTAACGGCGGAAGCGGCGGTCGCGCCGCCACCGGGATCGGCTTCGGCGGTAACGGCGGCAGTGGTGGCCTCAACCAGGGCGCCGGCGGCGGCACCGGCGGCACCGGCGGGCAGGGCAGCACGCTGCCCGGCACAGCCGGCAGCGCCGGCGCCAACGGCTGA
- a CDS encoding RDD family protein: MTPQSPAGYPGETLGLPRTGPRSMAPMGRRLLALLVDWLIAGGLALLALTLGAISDTLLSTVQAVVWLVIGAVSVRLFGFTPGQLALRIQVAATDGRLPIGIGRALARGLLIFLVVPPLFTDSDGRGLQDRLTRTAVLRR, from the coding sequence ATGACGCCGCAATCACCAGCCGGTTACCCCGGCGAAACCCTCGGCCTACCGCGGACCGGGCCCCGCTCAATGGCGCCGATGGGACGCCGCCTGTTGGCGCTGCTGGTCGACTGGTTGATCGCGGGCGGGCTCGCGCTGCTGGCGCTGACGCTCGGCGCAATCTCGGACACGTTGTTGTCCACGGTGCAAGCGGTGGTGTGGCTGGTCATCGGCGCGGTGTCGGTGCGACTGTTCGGCTTCACACCGGGGCAACTGGCATTGCGTATCCAGGTGGCGGCGACCGACGGCCGATTGCCGATCGGCATCGGCCGCGCCCTGGCCCGCGGATTGCTGATCTTCCTGGTGGTCCCGCCGTTGTTCACCGATTCGGACGGGCGAGGTTTGCAGGACCGGTTGACCAGGACCGCGGTGCTACGCCGCTGA